ATGAcaattgttttgtgttttcaagTCATAAGTTTGGATTAATTTCCTACAGCAACTgtaatccagctactcaggagactgaggcagaaggatatgttattcagcaataaagtacaatggaaaaataaactgaaacaaACTACTGATGCAGATGAAAACATGGATGAAACAAGCACAAAAAGCACACACAATATAATTCCACATATACAACATTCTGAACAGATAAAACTGGTCTATAGTGATAGGAATCAGATATTAGTTTCCTGTAGTCAAGTGTTTTGGGGGTTAGGAACTGCAAAGGGGTATGACTATTGGTGTAGtgtgaaaatatttcatatcttaAATGCAGTGATCACATTGTGATCACTGCATTtaagatatgaaatattttcactaCTCCAAATAGTCATACCCCTTTGCAGTTCCTAACCCCAAAACACTTGACTACAGGAAACTAATAATCTGATTCCTATCACTATAGACCAGTTTTATCTGTTCAAGAATGTTGTATAGGTGGAATTATATTGTGTGTGCTTTTTTGTGCTTGTTTCATCCATGTTATCATCTGCATCAGTAGTttgtttcagtttatttttccattgtacTTTATTGCTGAATAACAAATTACTTCATTGTTTAGTACTTCATTGCTGTATAACAAATTACCCCTATACTTAGTGActtgaaaacacaaaacaattgTCATTTCAGTTTATGTGGGTCAAGGAACTAGGCACAAATAGGAGTGGTGGCACAAacatgtaatcccagaggctcagaaggctgaagtaggaggatcaagagttcaaagctaaccttagcaacttagcaaggccctaagcaaatgagaacctgtatctaaataaaataataaaaaaaattgctggggatatggctcagtggttaagaaccctgggttcaatccctggaattaaaaaaaaataaaaaactaggcACAGCTTATTTGAATGGCTCTACCTCAAGGTATCCCATAGGCTAAAACCAAGATGATCACAGGGCTACAATTAAGGTTTAGTTGTGGGATGATCCACTTCCTCACTCATAAAGTTGTTGGTGGGACTTAGATAATAGAGGGCTTTTGGACTGAGGGCCTCATTTCTTCTCTGGCTGTTTCtaataaaagctttttaaaattaaactgctATAAAAATTCATGTATAGGgtcttgggttgtggctcagtggtagagcacttgcctcacatgtgtgaggcactgggttaaatcctcagcaccacataaaaataaataaacaaaacaaatgtgtAAAAAACTTAGTGTACACTTTTGTAGAAgtacattttcattaattttgaaattaatgaaTTTCATAAATTCCTAAGAGTAGAATTGCTGAGTCTTATAATAAGTGTATGTTAGCACCAAATCCCAACCATTAGACCACCATTAGTGTATGTTTGAAATTTCAAGAAACTCACAAAAATTTCccaaaatgtttgaatttttgaaattccaataAGTGTAAAAAAATTCCTGTTAGCAAAATATGAAATTTCCATTTGCTCCACatcttcaataatattttatttgtcttcataattgcATTTCTTGTACTCAATGCATAGtgattatttaaaatgcttttaatttacatttccatgaAGAGTAAAGGTGTTGAGAACCATTTCACTTACTGAAGTATGTGAAATGTGGTCTGCATTTCTACTGTTGTGAAATTTGTAACCAAATACTTAgcccacttttatttatttgtctttagttTGAGTTTGAAGAGTTCTCATATATGACCTGGTTGTTGTATGTAAGCATTGTGAATATTTTATCCCAGTCATTAacttgctattttatttcttgttttaagagagagagagagagagagagagagagagagagagagagagaattttttaatatttattttttagttttcagtggacacaatatctttattttttaaatttttatgtggtgctgaggatcaaacccagcgccccgtgcatgccaagcgagcgcgctactgcttgagccatatccccagcccctattttatttcttaatggaATCCTGCAAagagtagaaattttaaattttgttgaagtCCAAATTTGCAATTAATTTTGTTTATGACCCATGCtcttttttgtttaagaaatctttgcctatcCCAATGCTACGAATACTTtcacttgtgttttattttagaagtttcatgttttttaattttacactTGTGTCAATGattcatttcaaattaatttttgtgtaaaaTATGAAGGAAGGCTCAAAGATACCCTGTGAGTTATATtggcacttttttaaaattagtcgACTGCTACATTGGGACTATTCTATTCCCTGGATGTATACATTAATTCTGCACCCTAACACACACTGCCTTAGTCACTGAAGTCAATTCTTATTATAAGATTATCTAAAtcaagcatggtggcacagacctgtaatcctagtgactcaggaagctgaaacaggaagattgcaagttcaagaccagcctcagtggCCCAGCAgtaaggcacttgcctagcatgtgtgaggcactgagttcaatttttAGCACTAgatacaactaaataaaaataaaggtccattgacaacaataacaacaaaaattaaaaacaaaacaaaagaccagcctcagcaagttagagaggacttaagcaacttagtaacactgtcacaaaattaaaacattaaaataaaaaataaaaaggactgggtatatggctcagtggtttaagcGCCTCTGGATTAAATCCCTAATTCCAAAAAAATGAATGTGTAAGTCTCCAGGCTTGTTCTCCATATTTACAATTGATTTCAGTGATTCTAAGAACATATAAATATTGGAGCCATCATGCTAATTTCTACAAAGATGACTGCTTGGTTTTTATTGCGATTGCATTGAATCGAAGATCATTTGGGAAAGTAATCCTAATATTtataatatcttttttctttttaattttttatttgttctttttagatatacatacagtagagtatattttgatatatttatgtgaacatagaatataacttattctagttaggatcccagtcttgtggatgtaaccaatgttgagattcactgtgttgtATTCACACATGTACATAAGAAAGTTGTATCAGATTCtcccactatctttcctattccaatcccccctccctttccttcattcccctttgtctaatctactgatcttctcctcccccttgttgtgtgttagcatccacatatcatagagaacatttaatctttgattttttaatgatatctttatatatatatatatataatatactaacAATATTGAGTATCCTCACAAATATCCATAAATAAtgatgtatttgtatatttatatagattttttttctttctccttacaGTGTTTTGTAGCTTACTGTGTACATGCTTGATACATATTTTGTTAGCCTTATCCCACAGGCCATCAAACTATTGTTATggtactgattttattttaatcacaatttcattgtaatttctttttaaactttttttagtatttattttttagttgtagttggacacaatatctttgttttatttttatgtgatgctgtggatcaaatccagggcctcacatgtgctagccgagcgctctaccgctgagccacaaccttagcccccaaCAGTTGTAATTTCAATTATTCACTTCTGGTATATAGAAATATGATTGACTTTTTAACAGTGATCTCACATCACACAAGTTTGTTAGCCTTACTTAGTAGTTCTAGTAGCCATTTCTGTAGattctagaattttatttattgaaaaaatcctgacatttatttataaatgaagtaCAATATTGAATAAAGATTAATGAGCATGAACATCTCTCCCTATTTCTAATCTTGGAGGAAAATGTAAACTATGTTACTGATTATTATGCTACCTGtaggttgtttttttgttgttgttcttttgtgtgtgtgtgtggtaccaggtattgaacccagaggcacttaactaccgagatgtatccccagcccttttttatattttatttagagacagggtcttggtgacctgcttagggccttgctaagctgctgaggctggctttgaatttgagatcctcctgcctcagcctccagagccactgggattataggcaactAATTATGCAAGAGCCCAGGGGTCCACTGATTTGAGTCATACAATTCAAAGACCAGAGAATGTAGAGTTCTGATGTGCAAGGGCAAGAGAAGGGTCATACAGGCTGCAAAAAAGAAGTGGTGAGaatatgcctttttatttttccatcttgaACTTCAGCTGATTGAATAGTGCCCCCTCACATTGACAGTGGATCTTCACCACTCAGTCCACTATCTCACATACAAATTTCCAGTAGAAATACCTTCATGGACCCACCTGGGAGAGTAGGAACAGTTtaatcaaaagcaaaaacacCTGGGTTTCGGCACATGAGAAATGGGCTCAGTGCTTATTGAAGCattgagaataaataatattttgtcaaCTGCCTTAGTATGCCTTAATTCAATCAAGTTGGCACCCCAAATCAACCATCACACACCCTTTATTACTTTATATACTtacataattattaatataattgaaTTTAAACTTAATatcttgatattttctttcatatattccATCTTTCCACTGTTCATTTTTACCCTTTTACCTTggttttcaaaatgattaaaatatgagAAGCTAGGTTTCAGCAAGATGGAAGAAAAGGATTTTCTAGTGCTCTCCCCATCCCCAAGAAACATCAACTTGAGCATCCATCAGTATACCTTCACAAGAGCTATGAAAACCAGGTGAGATTACAGAAAGCATGTGTAgcacataaataagaaaaaacatattgaaaattatataaagGACAATTTTACATTAGCTGCATCACCCTTACCCACCAATTCCAGAATTGAGAGCCCAGAAATGAATCTATGCATTTAAGATCAATTGATTTTCGAGAAACGAGCCAAGGATACACACTGgggaaaggacagtcatttcaataaatggagttgggaaaactggatatgcatatgcagaagaatgacaTCAGACCCTTATATAATATAGAACTAtgaattcaaaatggattaaagacttaaacataagacCTGAATGTATACATCTTCTAGAATAAAACATAGTGGAAAAGCTCCATGCATGGtctgggcaattttttttttttagatttgaaccccaaagtacaagaaataaaaatgaaaatggacaaACAATATTGCATATAATTAAAAAGCTCCTGCAtcccaaaggaaacaatcagctGAGTGAAGAGACATcctaaagaaagggagaaaatgtttgcaaactaAAATCTGATATGgagttaatattcaaaatatgaaccaccatcaagaaagcaaataatccaattaaataTAGATAGAGGACCTGAAGATACAGGTCtcaaaaaaagacacagaaattGCCCAGCAGTatatgaaacaaagaaaattccgTCATTTGTGACAACGTGGAGTTACCTGGAAGAAATGATGTTAAGTTAAAtaaatcaggcacagaaagacaattacatgATCTTACTTATATATGAAATCTAcaaaagttgaactcatagaatCAGAGAGGAGAATGGTGGTTATTTCCTGGGGATGAAGGGTGGGGGACTATAGGTCCAAAGATAACAACATTCCAGTTAGACACAAGGAATAAGTTCAAGTGATCTATTGTACAACACggcaatgatattttaaaatattctcaaaaattGCTGAGTATATATTAGTAttcttatttcaataaataagtatgagggctggggatatagctcagtaggtagagcgcttgccttgcctgcacaaggccttgggttcaatctccagcaccacaaaaaaaataataagtatgaGTTAATACATACGTTCATTAACTTGATTTAGCCTTTATACAATgtacacatatttcaaaatatcatgttttccattataaataagtttttatttgttgtgaGAAACAGAAAGTCCAGGggtccattttcaaaatatagtattTGGCCTTATATGGGATGGAAGATTGAATCATAGCTATTTTGAGATCCAATTGTAGACATTTTAACTATAGCCCTCCTATTTGCcctccccaattttaaaattagccaattgCATAGATTGTAACCCCAAGCTGCTCCTATTAGAGCCAGAGGCAATACTGTTTTAGGGATAAAAACAGGTGGATTGCCTACCCAAGTGTAATGGCTTGCTGGATTTTCTTTGAAAGCACACCCttctgcagaagtaaagtttgccTTGCTGAGCTAATTCCAAGCATGTGTTTGATTCCTTGGGGATACCCCCAGTATTTCTAACATTGTCaattgaaataattaatttaaaagaaaattatgtttccATTTATTCTGTGACTATAGGAAAAATACTTCTGTATGCCTTAGTTTCCTAATAATAGCATTATGAATATCAATGagtattaattaaattaatatatgttaagtactttatttattttaatttatatattttttggtaccaggaattgaacccggaggtgcataaaaactgagccacatcccaaggcttttttaattttatttgagacagggtcttgctaagttgcttaggtcctcactatattgctgaggctggctttgagtttacaatcctcctgcctcagccttctgagccgctgggattacaggagtgtgtgcaccaccacacccagaataAGTAAATTCTTTAAAGAGAGTTCCTGCAATATAAGAAGTATAAAAGTGCTAGACATTATTGATATTCTTCTTGTTATTTTATAATGACAACAATGAACTCTCTACAATGTCAATAGCTCCTACAATTCTTTATCTCTTACTTAAACATATTTCCTTTCATGGACTTGGGAAGAGAAGGCCAGGATAATTGTTCTGTGAATTACAACTGGCTTAGATGCCTTTCGTTACATTCTTATGAGGTTATCTAGCCCCAATTACTGGAGGATTTGGGGGATATGTAATGCCTCTTGTCCTTACCTGAGTCACATCAAACAATACTAGGGAAACAAATCAAATGTAACCcagtatcactttttttttttttgtttttgcttatttgttttttggaaccagggattgacccagggTTGCTTAAACACTAAGCcagatccccagctctttttatttcttattttgagacacagtctcactaagttgcttagggcctcactaagttgctaaactggctttgaattctcgatcTTCCTTActtagcctcctaaaccactgggattatagatgtgtgccactgtaccctgcTTGGTATCTCATTTTGCTTATGTAcccatgtatttttaattttttttttagttgtagatggacacaatacttttactttgtttatttagtattttttatgtggtacttgggataaaacctagtgcctcatgctgCTAGGCAAGtagtctatcactgagctacaaccccacaacctcagcccaatcCCCATGTATTTTCATatctatacttttatttataaactgaAAGGTACTTGTGAAATGTCTAGATCAACTAAAGATTCTCCTATCTTATAAGACAGttggaaaatgaagtaaaataacaAAGGATGGTAATATGATCATAACTGTTAGAATCATTTTGTTGAAAGGTGGTAAGACATAAGGCAAGGAGACCAGTAAATGTTGTAGTAGTCCATAAGTTGATGGCCACCTTCATTAAATAGAAGCACTGAAGCCAGAGTAGGAAATGGAAGCATTCCCCAGATTCCCTAGGAGGTAATTAATGGGCATTGGTCATTTATTGAAGTAGTTGGTACTTATAAATCTTGTACTAAATGTCTTATATAAAGTATGTCATTTAGTCCTGACAACTCTGTGAAATAGTTAAAATGATTAGCCGTATTTTAGAGATAATGCAAGAAGTATCAGTATCCAAGTTTTACATACAATATGTAAGTAAAACAATTAATTCAAACTAGGATCTGTCCATTGCCATGCTTTTtattcaaaaggaaaattttcagCTTCTGGATACTTCCAGCCATTTGTAACTAATTATCTGCACAAAAGATGTTCACAGAGGACTCTGAAATCTTCCACACTATCAGTGAATCTTGCTTCTATCACAACTAATCATTCCTTAATAATTTGGAAAACAATGCTCCTATATGATCTCTTTCTAACTACTAAACAGAAGGGCATGGTACAACTGGGAGATAGAGGGAATAATACTGATATCAAACTAACAGATATTTATGACTGGCTTTTGAGATCTTAAAATCTATAGACAAGGTACTTTGGGATTGTGGCCTCAATGACTCACTTAATAGAAGGACTTCACATGCCCACTCCAGCTGCCCTGTACATTTTAAACTTCCAAAGATGTTTCTGCCTGAAGGGTCTATATTTATATTATGACTTCAGTAGCAGAAACAGGTGCCTGGGTCTTTTCATCTTCCTATCTTGAATCTTTTTTCCAAACATACGTATCTTTATCATATTTATGATTATGAAAATAGTATTGTTtatggaaaaattgaaaaataatagaaaattatcagaataatagttttaaaaactcCACAACCCTAATCATTATCTTTTATCCTAACTCACCCCATCCTTCCTCTTTGGTTTAAATGATTGAACTGCAAGGGAAGTGGTGGTTATTAGTGGCTGAGGACAGGGTGAGTAAAGAAAAGACTGCTACTTTTCTTGTGACCTCGAAAAAATAAGTAATTCTCTGTCCCAACACGAGCACTAAAGAGTAACAATGGTTAATAACTATGGGAAGATGCAGCCCCTCCCTGGTaaccagagaaaggcaaattccAACCACAGGGAGAAGGGGCCACTTTTGACCTCTGAAATTAGCAAAGACAAAATTGAGTGACAGGGCCTggtgtggtgggggtgggaggttGAAAGACCAGTTCACTTCTGCAGCACTGTTGGTGGGAGGGGGAGGTGGGAGCCAGAGTTGGAGGATGACATAATCCTCACGTGATCAGAAGCTGACATGAACCCAAGTCCTTATATTCCCGGGCTTCTTTCTCCTCTGGGTACCAGCTCCTTACTGCCTGCAGACTTGCGTGTTTGTGGCCTAGTGAAGAAAGAGGTAAATTCCTTACATCCCAGCAGATTGGTGGGAAGCAACCGCTGGGACCCCTGGGGCGGTAGTAGCTGAATCTATTGACATTAATATGCCCGGGCTTGCCTTTCCCAAATCCTTGCAAATGGATGGGAGATAACTGCATATTTTGAAGTGGGAACCGGGGGATAGGTGAAGTCTCTTGAGAGACTCGCAGAGATTTAGTGATAGTTTagtgagggaggaggggaattCAGTTTATCTTATCCTGGAAAGCTTTCTCtatctttctccctttctccaatGGAGAAAATGGTAGGCCTAGAGTGTGGGTGGAGAGAGATTGCAATTCTGGTTTGGGGACAAGAGAAATTTAGAGGAAATTTGAAAACAGTTTGCCTCACTCACGGCTGGCCTGCGGtggaggggcggggcgggggatGGGCGATGGTGAGCCTCGGGCCTGAGAGTGAGGGGCGGAGGTAGCACAGAATTcttggagggagggatggggactGGAAGGGAACCAGAGGATAGAAAATTTGGAACGAGGATGGTGATGAGAATTCTGAATCAAGGTAGCGTCTCTCTTGACTCTGGGACTGGTTGATCGCAGATAATTCCCTCTTCCCCGCCCTCCTTCCTTTTGTTTGCAGATCCAAAAGTCTGTGTTCACAGACACCTCCAGGCAAGAAAAAGAGCAGCAAACTACCCCGCATCTGCGGCACAGGTCAGTGTGAGGAAGTCACTTAGACTGACGTTTCTGTGGGTAGAAATTGGAAATGGCAAAAGCTGGGTAAAATATGCTCTTCACAGCCCACCTCCAGGTCTACTCCCTTTCTCCCGCCCACGGGAGAGGCCATTAGCTTTTTCTGCTGGCGAAATGGTGGGTTccgggaagggaggggaaagaggaggagatgagagaggggagagagcgGAGACATTTACAACTTATGGAAACTGGACCTGTGGGGCGGTTGTGGGAGATTAGGCTAGTGTCTTGGCCCAAAGGGAAACTGATCATCCTGATGCAAAAGTAACGAAACAATCGTCTCtgcatttttctctctgtatttaaGCTGGAAACAACATCATGCAAAAACCCtgcaaagaaaatgaaggaaagccCCAGGGCAGCGTGccaaagagggaggaggaacGTCCCTATGGAGAATTTGAACGCCAGCAAACGGAAGGGAATTTTAGACAGAGGCTGCTTCAGTCTCTCGAAGAATTTAAAGAGGACATAGACTATAGGCATTTTAAGGATGAAGAAATGACAAGAGAGGGAGATGAGATGGAAAGGTGCTTGGAGGAGATAAGGggtctgagaaaaaaatttagggCTCTGCACTCTAACCACAGGCATTCTCGGGACCGTCCATATCCCATTTAAAGCACTTACTCCTG
This sequence is a window from Ictidomys tridecemlineatus isolate mIctTri1 chromosome X, mIctTri1.hap1, whole genome shotgun sequence. Protein-coding genes within it:
- the Tceal7 gene encoding transcription elongation factor A protein-like 7 — translated: MQKPCKENEGKPQGSVPKREEERPYGEFERQQTEGNFRQRLLQSLEEFKEDIDYRHFKDEEMTREGDEMERCLEEIRGLRKKFRALHSNHRHSRDRPYPI